One segment of Setaria viridis chromosome 4, Setaria_viridis_v4.0, whole genome shotgun sequence DNA contains the following:
- the LOC117852731 gene encoding gallate 1-beta-glucosyltransferase 84A24 has protein sequence MAEEAAPHVLLICYPGQGHINPMLRLAKRIAAKGLLVTCSTFSFVRNKLSAASGVSAGGDGVPVGRGRIRFDFLDDHFDGTGLDLDDFMRHLETAGRLALADLLRRQAEAGRPVACVVGNPFLPWATDVAADAGIPTAVLWVQSCAVFSIYYHFVHGLAEFPREDDLDARFALPGLPGLSLADVPSFLLPSHPYRILGDTIQDQFRNMGRASWVFVNSFAELERDVVAALPSVTPRPPELIPVGPLVELGGPDDDDAVAVRGDLIKAADGCVAWLDAHAPRSVVYASLGSIVMLSGEAVAEMAHGLASTGRPFLWVVRPDTQPLLPEGFLDAAGGGRGMVVPWSPQDRVLAHPAVACFLTHCGWNSTLETVAAGVPVVAFPQWGDQCTDAKFLVDELRMGVHLRAPLRREGVREAVDAVTTGPEADAMLANAKSWSAAARDAVAPGGSSDRHVQAFVNEVTGRACGGQAKASAVY, from the coding sequence ATGGCCGAGGAGGCCGCGCCCCACGTCCTCCTCATCTGCTACCCGGGCCAGGGCCACATCAACCCCATGCTCCGCCTCGCCAAGCGCATCGCCGCCAAGGGCCTCCTCGTCACCTGCTCCACCTTCTCCTTCGTCCGCAACAAGCTCAGCGCCGCTTCGGGGGtgtcggccggcggcgacggcgtgcccGTTGGCCGCGGCCGCATCCGGTTCGACTTCCTGGACGACCATTTCGACGGGACGGGTCTGGACCTGGACGACTTCATGCGGCACCTCGAGACGGCCGGGCGGCTGGCTCTGGCCGACCTGCTCCGGCgccaggcggaggcggggcggccggtggcgtgcgTCGTCGGGAACCCGTTCCTGCCGTGGGCGACCGACGTCGCCGCTGACGCCGGCATTCCCACGGCAGTGCTGTGGGTGCAGTCGTGCGCGGTGTTCTCGATCTATTACCACTTCGTGCACGGGCTCGCTGAGTTCCCGCGTGAGGACGACCTCGACGCGCGGTTCGCGCTCCCGGGCCTCCCGGGCCTGTCCCTCGCCGACGTGCCGTCGTTCCTGCTCCCGTCGCACCCGTACAGGATTCTCGGCGACACGATACAGGACCAGTTCCGAAACATGGGCAGGGCGTCGTGGGTGTtcgtcaactccttcgccgagCTCGAGCGCGACGTGGTCGCCGCGCTCCCGAGCGTCACGCCGCGCCCGCCGGAGCTCATCCCTGTGGGTCCGCTAGTCGAGCTCGGGGGCCCGGACGACGATGACGCGGTGGCAGTGCGCGGCGACCTGATCAAGGCGGCAGACGGCTGCGTGGCGTGGCTGGATGCGCATGCGCCGCGCTCCGTCGTGTACGCGTCGTTGGGTAGCATCGTCATGCTCTCCGGCGAGGCGGTCGCCGAGATGGCGCACGGTCTCGCGTCCACCGGTCGGCCCTTCCTGTGGGTGGTGCGGCCGGATACCCAGCCGCTGCTCCCGGAGGGATTCttggacgccgccggcggcggccgcggcatgGTCGTGCCGTGGAGCCCGCAGGACCGCGTGCTGGCGCACCCCGCCGTCGCGTGCTTcctgacgcactgcgggtggaactccacGCTCGAgacggtcgccgccggcgtgccaGTGGTGGCCTTCCCACAGTGGGGCGACCAGTGCACGGACGCCAAGTTCCTCGTCGATGAGCTCAGGATGGGCGTCCACCTCCGCGCCCCGCTGCGGCGGGAGGGTGTGCGTGAGGCCGTGGACGCGGTCACGACCGGGCCGGAGGCCGACGCCATGCTCGCCAACGCCAAGTcgtggagcgcggcggcgcgggacgcaGTGGCGCCCGGTGGGTCGTCGGACCGGCACGTGCAGGCGTTTGTCAACGAAGTAACGGGGCGAGCGTGCGGAGGGCAAGCAAAAGCATCTGCCGTTTACTGA
- the LOC117852733 gene encoding H/ACA ribonucleoprotein complex subunit 2-like protein encodes MGSDTEAEKKRAPVALAPIAKPLAGKKLCKRTLKLVRRASEAKCLKRGVKEVVKSIRRGNKGLCVIAGNISPIDVITHVPILCEEASIPYVYVPSKEDLATAGTTKRPTCCVLVMTKPAKGELEGEVKEKLKTDYDQVTSEVAEVTSAMF; translated from the exons ATGGGGAGCGACacggaggcggagaagaagagggCTCCGGTGGCCCTGGCCCCCATCGCGAAGCCGCTTGCGGGCAAGAAGCTCTGCAAGCGGACCCTCAAGCTCGTCCGCCGAG CCTCTGAGGCCAAATGCTTGAAGCGAGGAGTCAAGGAGGTTGTCAAGAGTATTCGCCGGGGGAACAAGGG ATTGTGCGTGATTGCTGGCAACATTTCTCCCATCGATGTAATAACTCATGTTCCGATACTCTGTGAAGAAGCCAGTATTCCATACGTATATGTTCCCTCAAAAGAG GATCTGGCGACCGCCGGCACCACCAAGAGACCTACCTGTTGCGTGCTGGTGATGACCAAGCCAGCCAAGGGGGAGCTGGAGGGCGAGGTCAAGGAGAAGCTCAAGACGGACTACGACCAGGTCACGTCTGAGGTCGCGGAGGTCACGTCGGCCATGTTCTAA